From the Deltaproteobacteria bacterium genome, one window contains:
- a CDS encoding VCBS repeat-containing protein, whose product MPKSKSRLETIFPPWSYCWRTGSRRWRRHRGPRSLLTFHGFLTMKGHLGVTTRQSLKSVFPEETMFKKLLIAFFLLAIATQASAGVKTFAVLPFGVHGPQEYQYLSQGIQSMLTSRLSAPGRLAALDSGMIKKAAATLPTDTTGAAKIRSALGVDYLVWGSMTVMGTECSLDVNRLDDSGENQPYPIQTNLDQVIPSLENVATAMSGQILGTAAPMATAPTQAVKPMNQALIVNETDGNTAYANPSLKYQDADASMGRWRSQMLPVASRGMVVCDGDGDGKNEIFMLTDSALMAFRVTNGQMSTVSELELPRGRNYLRLNSIDLNRDGRDELIVSAVLGKDPRSLVIAFENNRLAVRTDNIPLHLGVINLPPTFMPTLVGQKIGRIKYLDSKIHHVTKMNDKYELGPAVDLPQGGTVYNVTFLPTGDGHQVILIDDLDHMRVFSSTGALLTTTEETYAGSNLGVDFFETAAGLQAERSNTAAMSRVFIPLRGIVADLDRNKRHELLISRNVSVSAQIFSNYRDYPQGEIHSLYWDEVGMSLEWKTARIKGTVTDYCLADLDNDGSMDLVVSLNSHTGMMGTAKKRAMLIAYPLDTPQSGGQKN is encoded by the coding sequence ATGCCAAAAAGCAAATCACGTCTGGAAACCATTTTCCCGCCCTGGTCATACTGTTGGCGAACGGGGTCGCGACGTTGGCGCCGCCATCGTGGCCCCCGGTCATTGTTGACATTCCACGGATTCCTTACCATGAAGGGCCACCTTGGTGTGACCACCCGGCAAAGCCTTAAATCTGTATTCCCGGAGGAGACAATGTTCAAGAAGCTTCTCATCGCCTTTTTCCTGCTCGCGATCGCCACACAGGCCTCGGCCGGGGTCAAGACCTTCGCGGTCCTGCCCTTTGGCGTGCATGGCCCGCAGGAATACCAATATCTTAGCCAGGGCATCCAGAGCATGTTGACCAGCCGCCTGAGCGCGCCGGGCAGGCTTGCGGCCCTGGACTCCGGCATGATCAAGAAAGCCGCCGCCACCCTGCCCACCGACACGACGGGGGCCGCCAAAATCCGCTCGGCCCTGGGCGTGGACTATCTGGTCTGGGGTTCCATGACCGTCATGGGCACGGAGTGCAGTCTGGATGTCAACCGCCTGGATGACAGCGGTGAAAACCAGCCCTACCCGATTCAGACCAATCTTGATCAGGTCATCCCCAGCCTGGAAAACGTGGCCACGGCCATGAGCGGTCAAATTTTGGGCACCGCCGCGCCCATGGCCACGGCGCCGACCCAGGCCGTCAAGCCCATGAATCAGGCGCTGATCGTCAACGAAACGGATGGCAACACGGCCTATGCGAACCCATCCCTCAAATATCAGGACGCGGACGCCAGCATGGGCCGCTGGCGCAGCCAGATGCTGCCCGTTGCCTCGCGTGGCATGGTCGTCTGCGACGGCGATGGCGACGGCAAAAACGAAATCTTCATGCTGACCGATTCCGCCCTCATGGCGTTTCGGGTCACGAATGGGCAAATGAGCACGGTCAGCGAACTCGAACTCCCCCGGGGGCGCAATTACCTCCGGCTGAACTCCATTGACCTGAACCGGGACGGACGCGACGAACTGATCGTTTCCGCCGTGCTCGGCAAGGATCCCCGGTCCTTGGTCATCGCCTTCGAAAACAACCGCCTGGCTGTCCGCACCGACAACATTCCCTTGCACCTCGGGGTCATCAATCTGCCCCCGACCTTCATGCCGACCCTGGTCGGCCAAAAAATCGGCCGGATCAAATACCTGGACAGCAAAATCCATCACGTCACCAAGATGAACGACAAATACGAGCTGGGCCCGGCCGTGGACCTGCCCCAGGGCGGCACCGTGTACAATGTCACGTTTCTCCCCACCGGCGATGGCCATCAGGTTATCCTCATCGACGACCTCGACCACATGCGCGTCTTTTCATCCACCGGCGCGCTGCTGACCACGACCGAGGAAACCTACGCCGGCTCCAACCTTGGCGTCGATTTCTTCGAAACAGCGGCTGGGCTCCAGGCGGAAAGATCCAACACTGCGGCCATGAGCCGGGTCTTTATACCATTGCGCGGCATCGTGGCCGACCTAGACAGAAACAAGCGTCACGAACTGCTCATCAGCCGCAACGTCTCGGTCTCGGCGCAGATTTTTTCCAATTACCGCGACTACCCCCAAGGCGAGATCCACAGCTTGTATTGGGACGAGGTCGGCATGAGCCTGGAGTGGAAAACCGCGCGGATCAAGGGCACGGTCACGGATTATTGCCTGGCCGATCTGGACAATGACGGCAGCATGGACCTGGTGGTCAGTCTCAACAGCCATACCGGCATGATGGGGACAGCCAAAAAACGGGCCATGCTCATCGCCTACCCGCTTGACACTCCTCAAAGTGGCGGTCAAAAAAACTGA
- a CDS encoding tetratricopeptide repeat protein, producing the protein MPESRAASLPGALRRLVNMLWMPWLRYWYSCGPCTPKGRTAKVLTPAEACVAIASRKKAMRSFLNIVSSGNTDLRLCRVVTPRWPFMVRNPWNVNNDRGPRWRRQRRDPVRQQYDQGGKMVSRRDLLFGMVRRLRGGEEKPVSGIGADIAAADAAYARREHAVARDLYKDMLKSNRGHKEARIRLGLCHYHLGEYIQAKDTLLMALRQHPGESLAALYLGLAYARREQLEKCMDAWKGVVLRDQIDLMREINVQRALFETGESLRGADVAEAVERVARG; encoded by the coding sequence ATGCCGGAGTCCAGGGCCGCAAGCCTGCCCGGCGCGCTCAGGCGGCTGGTCAACATGCTCTGGATGCCCTGGCTAAGATATTGGTATTCCTGCGGGCCATGCACGCCAAAGGGCAGGACCGCGAAGGTCTTGACCCCGGCCGAGGCCTGTGTGGCGATCGCGAGCAGGAAAAAGGCGATGAGAAGCTTCTTGAACATTGTCTCCTCCGGGAATACAGATTTAAGGCTTTGCCGGGTGGTCACACCAAGGTGGCCCTTCATGGTAAGGAATCCGTGGAATGTCAACAATGACCGGGGGCCACGATGGCGGCGCCAACGTCGCGACCCCGTTCGCCAACAGTATGACCAGGGCGGGAAAATGGTTTCCAGACGTGATTTGCTTTTTGGCATGGTTCGGAGGTTGCGTGGCGGCGAGGAAAAGCCCGTGTCCGGGATCGGGGCGGATATCGCGGCCGCCGACGCCGCCTATGCCCGTCGGGAACATGCCGTTGCCCGTGATCTGTACAAGGACATGCTCAAGTCCAATCGGGGGCACAAGGAGGCCCGGATTCGCCTGGGTCTGTGTCACTATCATTTGGGTGAGTACATCCAGGCCAAGGATACGCTGCTCATGGCCCTGCGGCAGCATCCCGGGGAGAGCCTCGCGGCCTTGTATCTTGGGCTGGCCTATGCCCGGCGCGAGCAGCTGGAAAAGTGCATGGATGCATGGAAGGGTGTCGTGCTGCGTGACCAAATCGATCTCATGCGCGAGATCAACGTCCAACGTGCCCTCTTTGAAACGGGTGAATCCTTGCGTGGCGCGGACGTGGCCGAGGCCGTGGAGCGCGTGGCGCGCGGATGA